One region of Quercus lobata isolate SW786 chromosome 2, ValleyOak3.0 Primary Assembly, whole genome shotgun sequence genomic DNA includes:
- the LOC115970117 gene encoding beta-glucosidase 13-like has translation MALNLALLDLSLYLFLYVALNLALTMRPSMADLGSLKKSKTTIKNWKGHVVPPTTTLDEVLTGVQVVQPTVISNPKKVKRKDFPVDFKFGCSTSALQTEGAGDEGGRGPSTWDHNIDDGIGDKDRAVDSYHRFKEDVQLLKYMGADTYRFSVSWSRILPDGTVAGGVNQEGINFYNSFINELIKNGITPFVTLFHFDLPQALQDKYEGFLSRQIVDDFKAYADICFQNFRDRVKYWTTINEPQIFGPYGYETRNPNPKPATDPYVSSHNIILAHAAAAKHYKEKYQTTQGGEIGVSPMVQWFEPYGDTLHDKDAAKRAFDFLVGWFMEPLVFGDYPFIMKALIRDGLPEFTEAEKNLVKGSFDFIGVNYYTSRYALSQQFEKNDNYSTFSQYQYAELKVDRNGKPIGDRTPGSTQMYIYPQGLRDALIYMKKEYNNPKFYVTENGYPEKRNDTIPIKTALKDNARIKYIKSHLSAISEAMKKGVNVNGYFMWALMDCMEMGSGYTARFGLAYTDYLNNLNRIPKKSAKWLKSFVKR, from the exons atgGCACTTAACCTTGCATTGCTtgatctctctctttatctaTTTCTTTATGTGGCACTTAACCTTGCATTGACAATGAGGCCATCTATGGCTGATTTGGGTTCTTTAAAGAAATCAAAAACTACCATTAAAAATTGGAAAGGACATGTTGTTCCACCAACTACAACTCTTGATGAAGTTCTCACTGGAGTCCAAGTAGTTCAACCTACAGTAATTTCTAATCCCaagaaagtaaaaagaaaggaCTTCCCTGTTGATTTCAAGTTTGGTTGCTCCACTTCTGCTcttcag ACAGAAGGAGCAGGTGATGAAGGAGGGAGAGGACCAAGCACCTGGGATCATAATATCGATGATGGAATTGGAGACAAGGACAGAGCAGTTGATTCATACCATCGTTTCAAA GAGGACGTGCAACTACTAAAATATATGGGGGCAGACACTTACAGATTTTCCGTTTCCTGGTCAAGAATCCTCCCTG ATGGGACCGTTGCTGGTGGAGTAAACCAAGAGGGCATCAATTTCTACAACAGTTTTATTAATGAACTCATAAAAAATG GGATAACCCCATTTGTGACACTCTTCCACTTTGACTTACCTCAAGCACTGCAAGACAAATACGAGGGCTTCTTGAGCAGACAGATTGT GGATGATTTTAAAGCCTATGCCGATATTTGTTTCCAAAATTTTCGTGACCGAGTGAAGTACTGGACTACTATCAATGAGCCACAAATCTTTGGGCCGTACGGTTATGAAACTAGgaacccaaatccaaaacctGCAACAGATCCATATGTTTCTAGCCATAACATTATCTTAGCCCATGCCGCAGCTGCAAAACACTACAAAGAAAAATACCAG aCAACTCAAGGGGGAGAAATCGGTGTTTCGCCAATGGTACAATGGTTTGAGCCATATGGAGATACACTTCATGATAAAGATGCAGCCAAGAGAGCATTTGACTTCCTGGTTGGATG GTTTATGGAACCATTAGTGTTTGGAGATTACCCATTCATCATGAAGGCTTTGATAAGGGATGGACTTCCAGAATTCACAGAAGCCGAGAAGAATTTAGTTAAAGGGTCCTTTGATTTTATTGGAGTCAATTATTATACATCTAGATACGCGCTTTCCCAACagtttgaaaaaaatgataactaTTCTACCTTTAGTCAATACCAGTATGCTGAGCTCAAAG TTGATAGAAATGGGAAACCCATTGGTGATCGG ACACCAGGTAGCACTCAAATGTATATCTATCCACAAGGGTTAAGGGATGCATTGATTTATATGAAGAAAGAATACAACAATCCCAAGTTCTACGTTACTGAAAATG GATATCCAGAGAAACGAAACGATACTATCCCAATAAAGACTGCATTGAAAGATAATGCGcgaattaaatatattaaaagccaTCTTTCTGCTATTTCAGAAGCCATGAA GAAGGGGGTAAACGTAAATGGATACTTCATGTGGGCTTTAATGGACTGCATGGAAATGGGGTCAGGCTACACTGCTCGATTTGGGCTTGCTTATACAGACTACCTTAACAACTTGAACAGAATCCCCAAGAAGTCTGCGAAATGGCTCAAGTCCTTTGTGAAACGTTAA
- the LOC115976484 gene encoding uncharacterized protein LOC115976484, with product MASQAASSFNGNVKKALAGLRRINLDGLRWRVFDAKDQVLGRLASQISTVIQGKDKPTYAPNRDDGDMCIVLNAKDISVTGRKLTNKFYRWHTGYVGHLKERSLKDQMAKDPTEVIRKAVLRMLPRNKLRDDRDRKLRIFADSEHPFGDRPLEPYIMPPRRVREMRPRARRAMIRAQKKEELQKQTANETVKGKRRVVKEEVKA from the exons ATGGCAAGCCAAGCAGCTAGCTCTTTCAATGGCAACGTCAAG AAAGCACTTGCTGGGCTGAGACGCATAAACCTGGATGGTCTGCGATGGAGGGTATTTGATGCCAAAGACCAG GTCCTTGGCAGATTAGCATCTCAAATATCTACTGTGATTCAAGGAAAGGATAAGCCGACGTATGCTCCAAATCGTGATGATGGGGATATGTGCATCGTGCTTAATGCAAAGGATATTTCTGTCACTGGGAGAAAACTTACAAACAAGTTTTATCGCTGGCATACTGG GTATGTGGGCCACCTCAAGGAAAGGAGTTTAAAGGACCAGATGGCTAAAGATCCAACAGAAGTCATCCGAAAAGCTGTATTACGCATGCTTCCAAGAAACAAATTGCGTGAT GATAGAGATCGAAAGTTGAGGATATTTGCTGACAGTGAGCACCCCTTTGGTGACAGGCCCCTTGAACCATACATAATGCCTCCTCGAAGAGTACGTGAAATGCGTCCCCGTGCAAGGCGAGCAATGATTCGAGCTCAGAAAAAAGAGGAGCTGCAAAAACAGACTGCTAATGAGACAGTGAAAGGTAAAAGGAGAGTAGTTAAAGAAGAAGTGAAAGCATAA
- the LOC115978235 gene encoding mitochondrial pyruvate carrier 1-like isoform X1 → MKILQNFLNSPIGPKTTHFWGPVVGWGIPIAAMVDTNKPPELISGNMTTVMCVYSALFMRFAWMVQPRNLHLLALHAANESVQLYQLSRWLKFQG, encoded by the exons ATGAAAATCCTCCAGAATTTTTTGAACAGTCCCATTGGCCCTAAAACAACACACTTTTGGGGCCCTGTTGTGGGCTGGGGCATTCCTATTGCA GCAATGGTCGACACAAACAAACCCCCAGAGTTGATTTCTGGCAATATGACAACAG TTATGTGTGTTTATTCAGCATTGTTCATGAGGTTTGCATGGATGGTACAGCCACGGAATCTCCACCTTCTTGCATTGCATGCCGCGAATGAGAGTGTACAGCTCTATCAGCTCTCACGTTGGTTGAAATTTCAAGGGTGA
- the LOC115978235 gene encoding mitochondrial pyruvate carrier 1-like isoform X2 translates to MVDTNKPPELISGNMTTVMCVYSALFMRFAWMVQPRNLHLLALHAANESVQLYQLSRWLKFQGFLGDKSLQQKNEEAET, encoded by the exons ATGGTCGACACAAACAAACCCCCAGAGTTGATTTCTGGCAATATGACAACAG TTATGTGTGTTTATTCAGCATTGTTCATGAGGTTTGCATGGATGGTACAGCCACGGAATCTCCACCTTCTTGCATTGCATGCCGCGAATGAGAGTGTACAGCTCTATCAGCTCTCACGTTGGTTGAAATTTCAAGG GTTTCTTGGTGACAAAAGCTTGCAGCAGAAGAACGAGGAAGCTGAAACATAG
- the LOC115978235 gene encoding mitochondrial pyruvate carrier 1-like isoform X3 has translation MKILQNFLNSPIGPKTTHFWGPVVGWGIPIAAMVDTNKPPELISGNMTTVMCVYSALFMRFAWMVQPRNLHLLALHAANESVQLYQLSRWLKFQGFLGDKSLQQKNEEAET, from the exons ATGAAAATCCTCCAGAATTTTTTGAACAGTCCCATTGGCCCTAAAACAACACACTTTTGGGGCCCTGTTGTGGGCTGGGGCATTCCTATTGCA GCAATGGTCGACACAAACAAACCCCCAGAGTTGATTTCTGGCAATATGACAACAG TTATGTGTGTTTATTCAGCATTGTTCATGAGGTTTGCATGGATGGTACAGCCACGGAATCTCCACCTTCTTGCATTGCATGCCGCGAATGAGAGTGTACAGCTCTATCAGCTCTCACGTTGGTTGAAATTTCAAGG GTTTCTTGGTGACAAAAGCTTGCAGCAGAAGAACGAGGAAGCTGAAACATAG